One part of the Desulfonema ishimotonii genome encodes these proteins:
- a CDS encoding ABC transporter substrate-binding protein translates to MSDFENLEHLLTLGKITRREFIERAAALGLAAMASPLLFSTPAKAAAPKKGGRLRIGASDGSTTDSLDPATTTGAMMATVIYGQLGNSLVEINHKSEPVPELAESWESSPDAKTWTFRLRKGVEFHNGKTLDADDVIWSINHHRGKESKSAAKSIVDPIADIRKDGKDTVIFTLNGGNADFPYIMSDYHLVIMPKDSKPDAGIFTGAYVLKKFEPGVRTFATKNPNYFKSDRGHFDEVETLTISDVNARTNALKTGQIDVMNRCELKTVRFLKQSKDLQVMQQNGTRHHTFAMRCDTAPYDNNHIRLALKYAIDRKQMVKTILRGYGVVGNDHPISQANRYHASELEQRQYDPDKAKFHLKKAGIGKAEFRLYAADAAYVGAVDAGVLYKESAAKAGINIEVVREPNDGYWNNVWLKKPWCAVYWNGRPTEDMMFSTAYKADSPWNDTFWNHERFNKLLAEARAELDEKKRRSMYVEMQRIVRDEGGVVVPMFAADLSAATRKIAHGPLAVNAELDGYRAPERWWFA, encoded by the coding sequence ATGTCAGACTTTGAAAATCTGGAACATTTACTCACCCTGGGGAAAATCACCCGCCGGGAATTTATCGAACGTGCGGCAGCACTCGGACTGGCTGCCATGGCCAGCCCCCTGTTGTTTTCAACACCGGCGAAGGCGGCTGCGCCCAAAAAAGGCGGGCGACTGAGAATAGGAGCGTCCGACGGCTCCACGACCGATTCGCTGGATCCGGCCACCACCACCGGCGCGATGATGGCGACAGTCATTTACGGACAATTGGGCAATAGTCTGGTGGAAATCAATCATAAAAGCGAACCCGTTCCCGAACTTGCCGAAAGCTGGGAATCCTCCCCGGACGCCAAAACATGGACGTTCAGACTCCGCAAAGGGGTTGAATTTCACAACGGCAAAACCCTGGACGCGGACGATGTCATCTGGTCCATCAATCATCATCGCGGGAAGGAGAGCAAATCCGCAGCCAAGTCCATTGTTGATCCCATTGCTGATATCAGGAAGGACGGTAAGGACACCGTAATATTCACGCTCAACGGCGGCAATGCCGATTTTCCCTATATCATGAGCGATTATCATCTGGTGATCATGCCCAAAGACAGCAAGCCCGATGCGGGCATCTTCACCGGCGCTTATGTCCTCAAAAAATTTGAGCCGGGTGTGCGTACGTTTGCCACAAAAAATCCGAACTATTTCAAGTCGGACCGGGGTCATTTTGACGAGGTGGAAACCCTGACCATCAGCGACGTGAACGCGAGAACCAATGCGCTGAAAACCGGCCAGATCGATGTGATGAACCGGTGTGAGCTGAAAACCGTGCGTTTCCTGAAACAAAGCAAAGACCTTCAGGTGATGCAGCAGAACGGGACCAGACATCACACCTTTGCCATGCGCTGTGATACCGCGCCCTATGACAACAACCATATCCGACTGGCCCTGAAATACGCGATTGACCGGAAACAGATGGTGAAAACCATTCTTCGCGGATACGGTGTTGTGGGCAACGACCATCCCATCAGCCAGGCCAACCGCTACCATGCTTCGGAGCTTGAACAGCGCCAGTATGATCCGGACAAGGCAAAATTTCACCTGAAAAAAGCCGGTATCGGAAAAGCCGAATTCCGCCTGTACGCAGCCGATGCCGCGTATGTCGGCGCGGTGGACGCAGGAGTACTGTATAAGGAATCTGCCGCCAAAGCCGGGATCAATATCGAAGTGGTCCGGGAACCCAATGACGGATACTGGAACAACGTCTGGCTGAAAAAACCGTGGTGCGCGGTGTACTGGAACGGTCGGCCCACGGAAGATATGATGTTTTCCACAGCGTATAAGGCCGACTCCCCCTGGAATGATACCTTCTGGAATCATGAGCGTTTCAACAAGCTGCTGGCAGAAGCCCGTGCGGAACTGGACGAAAAGAAGCGCCGCAGCATGTATGTTGAAATGCAGCGGATTGTCCGCGATGAGGGCGGGGTGGTGGTCCCGATGTTTGCTGCAGATCTTTCCGCAGCAACCCGCAAAATTGCCCACGGACCTCTGGCTGTCAATGCCGAACTGGACGGCTACAGAGCGCCTGAACGGTGGTGGTTTGCCTGA
- a CDS encoding ABC transporter substrate-binding protein, producing MSTFKNLEQLFALGKITRREFIERAAALGLAAATSSLFFSKPAQAAAPKKGGRLRMGLSGGSTTDSLDPATNTDMMMQLLIYGQLGNSLVEINHKSEPVPELAESWEASPDAKTWTFRLRKGVEFHNGKTLDADDVIWSINHHRGKESKSAAKTLVDPIVDIKKDGKDTVVFTLSGGNADFPYIMSDYHLVIMPKDSKPDAGIFTGAYILKEFEPGVRAFVTKNPNYFKSDRGHFDEVETLAISDVNARTNALKTGQIDVMNRCELKTVRFLKGSKDLQVMQQNGTKHYTFAMRCDTAPYDNNDVRMALKYAIDREQLVKTILRGYGVVGNDHPIGQANRYHASELEQRTYDPDKAKFHLKKAGIGKAEFRLHTAEAAYVGAVDAGVLYKESAAKAGISVEVVREPNDGYWNNVWLKKPWCAVFWGGRPTEDMMFSTAYKAGAPWNDTFWNHERFNKLLVEARAELDEKKRRSMYVEMQRLVRDEGGVVVPMFAADLSAATRKIAHGPLAVNYELDGFRAPERWWFAS from the coding sequence ATGTCAACTTTTAAAAATTTGGAACAATTGTTCGCTCTGGGAAAAATCACCCGCCGGGAATTTATTGAACGCGCCGCCGCCCTCGGACTGGCCGCAGCAACAAGTTCCCTGTTCTTTTCAAAGCCGGCACAGGCCGCTGCGCCGAAAAAAGGCGGGCGTCTGAGAATGGGACTGTCCGGCGGCTCCACAACCGACTCACTGGACCCGGCCACCAACACCGACATGATGATGCAGTTACTTATTTACGGGCAGCTGGGCAACAGTCTGGTGGAGATCAATCACAAAAGCGAGCCCGTTCCCGAACTGGCCGAAAGCTGGGAAGCCTCCCCGGACGCCAAAACATGGACGTTCAGACTCCGCAAAGGGGTTGAATTTCACAATGGCAAAACCCTGGACGCGGACGATGTCATCTGGTCCATCAACCATCATCGCGGGAAGGAGAGCAAATCCGCGGCCAAGACCCTTGTGGATCCCATCGTTGACATCAAAAAGGACGGTAAGGATACCGTGGTCTTTACCCTGAGCGGCGGCAATGCCGATTTTCCCTATATCATGAGCGATTATCATCTGGTGATTATGCCCAAAGACAGCAAACCCGATGCGGGCATCTTCACCGGCGCTTATATCCTCAAAGAATTTGAGCCGGGTGTTCGTGCGTTTGTCACCAAAAACCCGAATTATTTCAAATCAGACCGGGGCCATTTTGATGAGGTGGAAACCCTGGCCATCAGTGACGTGAACGCAAGGACCAATGCCCTGAAAACCGGCCAGATTGATGTGATGAACCGGTGCGAGCTGAAAACCGTGCGCTTTCTGAAAGGCAGCAAAGACCTTCAGGTGATGCAGCAAAACGGGACCAAGCATTACACCTTTGCCATGCGCTGTGATACCGCGCCCTATGACAACAACGACGTCCGCATGGCACTGAAGTATGCCATTGACCGTGAACAACTGGTGAAGACCATCCTTCGCGGATACGGTGTTGTGGGCAATGACCATCCCATCGGCCAGGCCAACCGCTACCATGCCTCGGAGCTTGAACAGCGGACATATGACCCGGACAAGGCAAAATTCCATCTGAAAAAAGCCGGTATCGGGAAAGCCGAATTCCGCCTGCATACGGCCGAGGCCGCCTATGTCGGCGCGGTGGACGCAGGGGTGCTGTATAAGGAATCTGCCGCCAAAGCCGGGATCAGTGTTGAGGTGGTCCGGGAACCCAATGACGGATACTGGAACAATGTCTGGCTGAAAAAACCGTGGTGCGCGGTCTTCTGGGGCGGCAGGCCCACAGAGGACATGATGTTTTCCACAGCCTATAAGGCAGGTGCGCCTTGGAATGATACCTTCTGGAATCATGAGCGTTTCAACAAGCTGCTGGTCGAGGCCCGTGCGGAGCTGGACGAAAAGAAGCGCCGCAGCATGTATGTTGAAATGCAGCGGCTTGTCCGGGATGAGGGCGGGGTGGTGGTCCCGATGTTTGCTGCCGATCTTTCCGCGGCAACCCGCAAAATCGCCCACGGGCCTCTGGCCGTCAATTATGAGCTGGACGGCTTCAGAGCGCCTGAGCGGTGGTGGTTTGCTTCATAA
- a CDS encoding IS1 family transposase, translated as MSELCRKQKNQRWTWYAAERSCGIILAWHNCRRTDESCRRLMEKLSVFPIKYYHTDNWKSYSRYIPSGQHIIGKKNGSLVIRVEVIM; from the coding sequence ATTTCGGAGTTATGTCGGAAACAAAAAAACCAGCGGTGGACATGGTACGCTGCTGAGAGAAGCTGCGGAATTATTCTCGCATGGCATAACTGCCGGCGGACTGATGAGTCATGCAGGCGCTTAATGGAGAAACTGTCTGTTTTTCCTATAAAATATTATCATACTGACAATTGGAAAAGTTACAGCAGATATATACCGTCCGGACAGCATATCATAGGTAAGAAAAACGGTTCTTTGGTAATTCGTGTTGAAGTTATTATGTAA
- a CDS encoding SIMPL domain-containing protein: MKKRDKGVGMHRKIIFTVSCLLIISASACFAGLNYYEEKVHKFNYTVEGEIEIKPDKAVFPIILTIQGNSYADSLKNTQRITHQIISELKQLDNTVFTASPSDFFKQRDRGKTLLDVSFWRNDENKPESKLIFNIYVNFKTDHTFWQRAEFLAEAHDFIDRFIKRYKEDETVSVYPEETYYEIDRIEQYREEIIRSIYEKAKTMADIIASEEKVNLDIRQVTFGQHIVKEILNFNRASLTINADIEFAFDKTGENAN; encoded by the coding sequence ATGAAAAAAAGAGATAAGGGGGTCGGAATGCACAGAAAAATCATTTTTACCGTATCATGTCTGCTGATAATCTCAGCATCGGCATGTTTTGCGGGACTCAACTATTACGAGGAAAAAGTTCATAAATTCAATTACACCGTTGAAGGTGAGATTGAAATAAAGCCCGATAAGGCCGTGTTCCCGATCATTCTCACCATCCAGGGGAACTCATATGCGGATTCATTGAAGAATACGCAGCGCATCACCCATCAGATCATCAGCGAATTAAAGCAGCTGGACAATACCGTATTCACAGCCTCGCCGTCGGATTTTTTCAAACAACGGGACAGGGGAAAAACGCTTCTGGATGTATCGTTCTGGCGCAATGATGAAAACAAACCGGAATCAAAGCTGATATTCAACATTTACGTGAACTTCAAAACGGATCACACGTTCTGGCAGCGGGCGGAATTTCTGGCGGAGGCCCATGATTTTATTGACCGGTTCATAAAGAGATACAAAGAGGATGAAACCGTTTCGGTCTACCCGGAAGAAACCTATTATGAAATCGACCGGATTGAACAATACCGGGAGGAGATTATCCGCTCCATATATGAAAAGGCAAAAACGATGGCGGATATTATCGCCAGCGAAGAAAAAGTAAATCTCGACATCCGGCAGGTGACATTCGGCCAGCATATTGTGAAAGAGATTCTCAATTTCAACAGGGCCAGCCTCACCATCAATGCCGATATCGAATTCGCATTTGACAAAACCGGAGAAAACGCCAATTGA
- a CDS encoding BsuBI/PstI family type II restriction endonuclease: MQMLPLVINGRIELSLTPGAHSRLIKEIIEQFGPRYAPEALVLYVGDTGAKMRHFDKRGFKALGLTFDSHGKFPDVILYDKKRNWLLLIESVTSHGPVDAKRHTELSLLFKDAEAGIVYVTAFPDRQTMARYLSEISWETEVWVADAPSHIIHFDGERFLGPYEETP, from the coding sequence ATGCAGATGCTGCCACTGGTGATCAACGGCCGCATCGAACTGTCCCTGACGCCCGGAGCGCACAGCCGGCTGATCAAAGAGATTATTGAGCAGTTCGGGCCGAGATATGCACCTGAGGCGCTGGTTTTATATGTCGGGGATACCGGGGCAAAAATGAGGCATTTTGACAAACGCGGGTTCAAAGCCCTGGGCCTGACCTTTGACAGCCACGGGAAATTCCCCGACGTGATCCTGTATGACAAAAAAAGAAACTGGCTGCTCCTGATTGAATCGGTAACGAGTCATGGCCCTGTTGATGCCAAACGGCACACTGAACTTTCTTTGCTGTTCAAAGACGCCGAGGCCGGAATTGTCTACGTGACCGCATTCCCCGACCGGCAGACAATGGCAAGATATTTATCTGAGATCAGTTGGGAAACCGAAGTGTGGGTTGCAGACGCGCCAAGCCACATCATCCATTTTGACGGTGAGCGCTTTCTGGGCCCATATGAGGAAACCCCCTAA
- a CDS encoding ABC transporter permease — protein MAAYALKRLLQFIPTILVISLIMFMLLNVLPGDATIMAGGLRKQVDPKAVAMMRKKWGLDRPLHLRYLAYMKNLATGDLGESYLRQISVSKIIAPRIWPTLKLAVIAMLIAMSVGIPIGFFSALRQGSWLDSLSMVGAVSGVSLPQFWLGLLLMYFFAVRLHLFPPSGYGEGGVSHLILPALTLGVGYMALLARTTRAAVVEIYAADYVRTARAKGLSDFQVNHSHVLRNTLILVLTTAGLQFGTLIGETVIVEKLFSWPGIGSLLVDSIFQRDIPVTQGCILVIISVFLVVNLAVDLLYAIIDPRIEYN, from the coding sequence ATGGCTGCATACGCACTGAAACGATTGTTACAGTTTATTCCGACCATACTGGTCATTTCGCTGATCATGTTCATGCTTCTCAACGTGCTGCCGGGGGACGCCACCATCATGGCCGGCGGCCTGAGAAAGCAGGTGGACCCCAAAGCAGTGGCGATGATGCGGAAGAAGTGGGGGCTGGACAGGCCACTGCACCTCCGGTATCTGGCGTACATGAAAAACCTCGCCACCGGTGATCTGGGAGAATCCTATCTTCGGCAGATCAGTGTCAGCAAAATTATCGCGCCCCGGATCTGGCCCACACTGAAGCTGGCGGTAATTGCCATGCTGATCGCCATGAGTGTGGGCATTCCCATCGGCTTTTTTTCAGCCCTCCGGCAGGGATCATGGCTCGATTCCCTCTCCATGGTGGGCGCGGTGTCCGGGGTCTCCCTTCCCCAGTTCTGGCTCGGACTCCTGCTCATGTATTTCTTTGCCGTCAGACTGCACCTGTTTCCGCCCTCCGGGTATGGCGAGGGGGGCGTCTCTCACCTGATTCTCCCGGCTCTCACCCTGGGCGTGGGATATATGGCCCTTCTGGCCCGCACCACCCGTGCTGCCGTGGTGGAGATCTACGCGGCCGACTATGTCCGCACCGCCCGCGCCAAAGGGCTGTCGGACTTTCAGGTCAACCACAGCCATGTGCTGCGCAACACCCTGATTCTGGTGCTGACCACGGCAGGCCTTCAGTTCGGAACCCTTATCGGCGAAACGGTGATCGTGGAAAAGCTCTTCTCCTGGCCGGGCATCGGTTCCCTGCTGGTGGATTCCATTTTTCAGCGGGACATTCCGGTCACCCAGGGGTGTATTCTGGTCATCATCTCCGTTTTTCTGGTGGTCAACCTGGCCGTTGACCTTCTCTATGCCATTATTGATCCGAGGATTGAGTACAATTGA
- a CDS encoding ABC transporter permease yields MKAIIKKFRYRVNLLAGGCITLIIILTAVCAPLLAPYHPIDDANLMVAEEPPGGEFLFGTDTQGRDILSRVIYGSRISLTVGLVSQLMNSIIGIVLGLTAGFFGKWWDDLVMGLTNIMLSIPALIFALAIMALLGPGLINIFLALGLTNWSYTCRITRSQVLSARSRDYVKAARVLGYSKPRIMFTQILPNVLGPILVIATLGVAGAILLEASLSFLGLGAQPPTPSWGGMLATAREQFFTAPWISIFPGAAIFITVLGFNLFGDGLRDMLDPHTNRQR; encoded by the coding sequence TTGAAAGCGATCATCAAAAAATTCCGGTACCGGGTCAACCTGCTTGCGGGCGGTTGCATCACCCTGATCATCATCCTGACAGCGGTCTGCGCGCCGCTGCTGGCCCCGTATCATCCCATTGACGACGCCAACCTCATGGTTGCGGAAGAGCCGCCGGGCGGCGAGTTTCTGTTCGGCACCGACACCCAGGGCCGGGACATCCTCTCGCGGGTCATCTACGGCTCCCGGATTTCCCTGACCGTGGGGCTGGTGAGCCAGCTTATGAACAGCATTATCGGTATTGTGCTGGGACTGACCGCCGGTTTTTTCGGCAAATGGTGGGATGATCTGGTCATGGGACTGACCAACATCATGCTCTCCATTCCGGCCCTGATCTTTGCCCTGGCGATCATGGCCCTGCTGGGACCGGGGCTGATCAACATATTTCTGGCCCTGGGCCTGACCAACTGGTCCTACACCTGCCGCATTACGCGGTCGCAGGTACTCTCGGCCCGGTCACGGGATTATGTAAAGGCGGCCCGTGTGCTGGGATACAGCAAACCCCGTATCATGTTTACCCAGATTCTGCCCAATGTTCTGGGGCCGATTCTGGTTATTGCCACCCTGGGCGTGGCCGGAGCCATTCTGCTGGAAGCCTCGCTCTCCTTTCTGGGGCTGGGGGCACAGCCGCCCACGCCAAGCTGGGGCGGTATGCTGGCGACCGCACGGGAACAGTTTTTTACCGCGCCGTGGATCTCCATCTTTCCGGGTGCGGCCATCTTCATCACCGTGCTGGGCTTCAACCTCTTCGGCGACGGCCTCCGGGACATGCTCGACCCGCACACGAACCGCCAGCGGTGA
- a CDS encoding alpha/beta hydrolase gives MKRIFSILVILALLVAGTIAGTAYVVGNLLTSPAPGNAGLPPRDLKAEPVELVHPSGKRISGWLIRGSGKRGVVVLMHCLRADRRAMLNRARFLNSHGYSALLFDFQAHGESGGDRITFGYREAEDAHAAVAFARRQFPSQPVAVIGHSLGGAACLLGDSPVRADAMLLEAVYPDIQTATAHRLELYLGRLGKIFTWPLMALMPYVLGVSPDELRPVEKIGKVRYSSSAERTTGAQPSRKPGASFRRRRTPKRCGLCPMPGMRIFTGSSEKNMKNGFSVF, from the coding sequence ATGAAGCGGATATTTTCAATCCTCGTCATCCTGGCGTTGCTTGTGGCGGGAACAATTGCCGGTACGGCTTATGTCGTCGGGAACCTGCTGACATCACCGGCCCCCGGAAATGCGGGCCTGCCGCCCAGGGATCTGAAGGCGGAGCCGGTCGAATTGGTTCACCCGTCCGGGAAGCGGATCAGCGGCTGGCTTATCCGGGGAAGCGGTAAGCGCGGTGTGGTGGTGCTGATGCACTGTCTGCGGGCGGATCGGCGAGCAATGCTGAACCGGGCGCGGTTTCTGAATTCCCACGGTTATTCGGCCCTGCTGTTTGACTTTCAGGCCCACGGCGAAAGCGGGGGCGACCGCATCACCTTCGGTTACCGGGAGGCCGAAGACGCCCATGCGGCTGTTGCGTTCGCGAGGCGGCAATTTCCCTCACAGCCGGTTGCCGTCATCGGCCATTCCCTTGGCGGCGCCGCCTGCCTGCTCGGCGATTCCCCTGTCCGGGCCGACGCGATGCTCCTGGAGGCGGTATACCCGGACATCCAGACGGCAACCGCCCACCGCCTTGAGCTTTACCTGGGCAGACTCGGGAAGATATTCACTTGGCCTCTCATGGCCCTGATGCCGTATGTTCTAGGCGTTTCTCCGGATGAACTCCGGCCTGTCGAAAAGATCGGAAAGGTCCGGTATTCGTCATCGGCGGAGAGAACGACCGGCGCACAACCGTCCCGGAAACCCGGCGCATCTTTCAGGCGGCGCCGGACCCCAAAACGCTGTGGATTGTGCCCCATGCCCGGCATGAGGATTTTTACCGGTTCGTCGGAGAAGAATATGAAAAACGGATTCTCGGTTTTTTAA
- a CDS encoding amidohydrolase, producing the protein MEIAILSARIFTGNTEQPWAEALAIRDGHIIGVGKNREILGICPDPDRVLELPGRLITPGLTDGHCHFMNFGLTFQQTDLSGLPSLSAFRERIREAAAGLKPGQWVTGRGWNHHQWAEGREPTRRDLDDLLPDNPAVMTRCCGHTICVNTPALTAAGITRDTPDPPGGRIDRDPVSGEPSGLIREEWDLMDAHIPPITAAMRRKAALDAQKEALRCGLTGLHSCETLQEWETLAELDRSGDLKLRVYHLIPPDDLEKTEALGIRPGRGTDRLWFGHVKLFADGSLGSETALMHEPYTDSPDERGIAFLTPDELRENVLNAYGRGWDVAIHAIGDRAVSNCLEAIASARKVWPGERRDRIEHVQLFRPEDLTLFRKLGVTASVQPVFVPTDWAVADKKWGPERTAASAYAWKTLWDAGIPLQFGTDTPIESFNPILGLRAAMLRQDRDGNPAGGWFPDQRLSLARSLSGYTRQAARTARREDLGMIAPGKKADLTIFAQDLSALPPEEWPETGVEAVMVGGEIVFQGETDGV; encoded by the coding sequence ATGGAAATTGCAATTCTGTCGGCCCGCATCTTTACGGGCAACACGGAGCAGCCGTGGGCCGAGGCCCTGGCCATCAGAGACGGGCATATCATCGGCGTCGGCAAAAACCGGGAGATCCTCGGCATCTGCCCCGACCCCGACCGGGTTCTGGAACTTCCGGGGCGGCTGATCACCCCCGGACTGACAGACGGCCACTGCCATTTCATGAATTTCGGACTCACCTTCCAGCAGACTGACCTGAGCGGCCTTCCTTCCCTGTCGGCCTTCCGGGAGCGCATCCGGGAAGCTGCCGCCGGTCTGAAACCGGGCCAGTGGGTCACGGGTCGGGGGTGGAACCATCACCAGTGGGCCGAAGGGCGGGAGCCGACGCGCCGGGATCTGGATGACCTGCTGCCGGACAACCCGGCCGTGATGACCCGGTGCTGCGGCCACACCATCTGCGTCAACACCCCTGCACTGACAGCGGCGGGCATTACCCGCGACACCCCGGACCCGCCGGGCGGCCGCATTGACCGTGATCCGGTCAGCGGCGAGCCCAGCGGCCTGATCCGGGAGGAATGGGATCTGATGGACGCCCACATTCCGCCCATTACAGCGGCCATGCGCAGAAAGGCGGCCCTGGACGCCCAGAAAGAAGCCCTTCGCTGCGGCCTCACCGGGCTGCATTCCTGTGAGACGCTTCAGGAGTGGGAAACCCTCGCGGAACTGGACAGAAGCGGTGATCTGAAACTCCGGGTCTACCACCTGATCCCGCCCGATGATCTGGAAAAGACCGAAGCCCTCGGCATCAGACCGGGGCGGGGCACGGACCGGCTCTGGTTCGGCCACGTCAAGCTCTTTGCGGACGGCTCCCTGGGCTCCGAGACGGCCCTGATGCACGAGCCCTACACCGACAGCCCGGACGAGCGCGGCATCGCCTTTCTCACCCCGGACGAACTGAGGGAGAATGTCCTGAATGCCTATGGCCGGGGCTGGGATGTGGCGATTCACGCCATCGGCGACCGGGCGGTCTCCAACTGCCTTGAGGCTATCGCATCGGCCCGGAAGGTCTGGCCCGGGGAACGGCGGGACCGCATCGAACATGTGCAGCTTTTCCGGCCCGAAGACCTGACCCTGTTCCGGAAACTGGGGGTGACGGCCTCGGTGCAGCCGGTCTTTGTGCCCACGGACTGGGCTGTGGCTGACAAAAAATGGGGGCCGGAACGCACCGCCGCATCGGCCTATGCCTGGAAGACCCTGTGGGATGCGGGCATTCCCCTTCAGTTCGGCACCGACACCCCCATCGAATCGTTCAACCCCATCCTCGGTCTGCGGGCGGCCATGCTCCGGCAGGACCGGGACGGCAACCCTGCCGGCGGCTGGTTCCCGGATCAGCGACTCTCCCTGGCCCGGAGCCTGTCCGGCTATACCCGGCAGGCCGCACGGACGGCCCGGCGGGAAGATCTGGGGATGATCGCGCCCGGCAAAAAGGCCGATCTGACCATTTTTGCACAGGATCTCTCGGCCCTGCCGCCCGAAGAGTGGCCGGAGACCGGGGTGGAGGCCGTGATGGTGGGCGGCGAGATCGTATTTCAGGGGGAAACGGACGGTGTTTGA
- a CDS encoding N-acyl-D-amino-acid deacylase family protein, with product MFDILIRGASLIDGTGAEARPGDVGIAGGRFTAVGHAVDGEAVRVIDGRGLVLVPGFIDIHCHSDVSHFTEPDMAFKLRQGVTLEVVGNCGTSLAPVDEQHRDAFLLKAEEEFGSRSCPVNWSEFGEYADALDRGGLGLSVMGLVGHNTLRVAAMGFAATAPDPSEMDCMRRLLAQSLEQGAVGLSTGLIYMPGCFADTGEVVALARIVREAGGFYASHMRNEAEGVLDAIDEVIHIGRKTGVPLHISHLKVAGFRNWHLAEQVAEKIGQARADGLDLTCDVYPYARSCTNLLTLIPPWALDGGVRSLLARLSEKAGCRRIVRDIREGLPGWENMYHNAGWDRITLASVRSDSGRSMQGKTLGQIASERGADPFETLLAIIRAEAGGVSIVTASMNEEIVARFLGLPFVMAGSDGTPEDGYPHPRVYGTFPRIIRKFVREMKAFSLETAVHKMTGMPARRLGLRDRGRIETGCRADAVLFDPASFSDTATYDNPRQFPKGLHSVIVNGQPVIDNAAFTGARPGRFLPRPTAF from the coding sequence GTGTTTGATATCCTGATCAGAGGCGCATCCCTCATCGACGGCACGGGAGCCGAAGCACGTCCCGGAGATGTCGGCATTGCCGGGGGACGGTTTACGGCAGTGGGACACGCGGTTGACGGGGAGGCGGTCCGGGTCATTGACGGGCGGGGGCTGGTCCTCGTGCCCGGCTTTATCGACATTCACTGCCATTCGGATGTCTCCCATTTTACCGAGCCGGATATGGCCTTCAAGCTCCGTCAGGGCGTCACCCTGGAGGTGGTGGGCAATTGCGGCACCTCCCTGGCCCCGGTTGACGAACAGCACCGGGACGCCTTTCTTCTCAAGGCCGAAGAGGAGTTCGGCAGCCGTTCCTGTCCCGTGAACTGGTCGGAATTCGGGGAATATGCCGACGCGCTGGACCGGGGCGGCCTGGGCCTCAGCGTCATGGGACTGGTCGGTCACAACACCCTGCGGGTTGCGGCAATGGGCTTTGCCGCCACAGCGCCGGACCCTTCAGAGATGGACTGCATGAGGCGTCTGCTGGCCCAATCCCTTGAGCAGGGTGCGGTCGGACTTTCCACAGGCCTGATTTACATGCCGGGCTGCTTTGCCGACACCGGCGAGGTGGTTGCGCTGGCGCGGATCGTCCGGGAAGCGGGCGGATTTTATGCCTCCCACATGCGTAACGAGGCCGAAGGCGTGCTGGACGCTATTGACGAGGTGATTCACATCGGCAGAAAGACCGGCGTCCCCCTCCACATCTCCCACCTCAAGGTGGCCGGGTTCCGCAACTGGCATCTGGCGGAACAGGTGGCCGAGAAGATCGGGCAGGCCAGGGCCGACGGACTGGATCTCACCTGCGATGTCTACCCCTATGCCCGCTCCTGCACCAACCTGCTGACCCTGATACCGCCCTGGGCGCTGGACGGCGGGGTCCGCTCACTGCTGGCCCGGCTGTCGGAAAAGGCCGGGTGCCGCCGCATCGTCCGGGATATCCGGGAGGGTCTGCCCGGCTGGGAGAACATGTACCACAACGCCGGGTGGGACCGGATCACCCTCGCCTCGGTGCGGAGCGATTCCGGCAGATCCATGCAGGGGAAAACCCTGGGGCAGATCGCCTCGGAGCGGGGAGCGGACCCGTTCGAGACCCTGCTGGCGATCATCAGGGCCGAGGCCGGTGGCGTCTCCATTGTCACGGCATCCATGAACGAGGAGATCGTGGCCCGGTTTCTGGGGCTGCCCTTTGTCATGGCCGGATCGGACGGCACACCTGAGGACGGCTATCCCCATCCCCGCGTGTACGGCACATTCCCGCGGATCATCCGCAAGTTTGTCCGTGAGATGAAGGCCTTTTCCCTTGAAACGGCGGTACACAAAATGACCGGAATGCCTGCGCGTCGGCTGGGCCTCCGGGACCGGGGGCGCATTGAGACCGGCTGCCGGGCTGACGCGGTCCTCTTTGACCCGGCCAGTTTTTCGGATACGGCCACCTACGACAATCCCCGGCAGTTCCCCAAAGGCCTTCACTCGGTCATTGTCAACGGCCAGCCGGTGATAGACAATGCCGCGTTCACCGGTGCGCGGCCCGGCAGATTTCTGCCCCGGCCCACAGCCTTCTGA